The Chitinophaga niabensis genome segment CTGCTTTTGTTCCAGCAGTTTTTTCACAACCCGTACTTTTTCGTAATCCTGGATGCCTTCCAGCAAACGCTCATAACGGATGGAGCTGCGCGCCTGCGGATACACGATATAAGTATCGCCGGCCGGCCATGTCCGGAAACGGGAATCTACCAGCGGATTTTCCACCCATGAATTGAATGCCCAGCGTAATACGCCGTTATAGCCTGCGGCCATTGCATACCAGCCCATGTATGCAGACTCTGCCGGGTCCGAGAAGGTGAACTGATTAGGGAAATTGTTGCCGCAATACACATAAAACGTGGTGTTAAGGCCCCTGGCGGTACGGTCTGTCAGATCTTTTGTGCTAATGGGATGTTGAACGGCCGTGCTTACATCACGACTGTTAGGATAACGCTGGTAAGTTTTCTGATTGTCGGCGTAGGATACGCTCAGCATGGGCGATGCTTTTTCGATCAGCGCAAAAGCCAGTCCCATTTCCTCCTTGTTCCGTTCATCGAGTGCAATATTGGTGATCTCCAGCCAACCTTTCTGCTGCAGGTGTTTTACGAAATCTTTCAGGAAAGGTTCCCACATTTCAGTGAACGATGGTGTGCCGGGTTTGGCCATCACATTTACGAACTTGCCGGTGGCAGCATCTTTATAATGAATTTCATTGTTCCAGGGCACGATGGAGTAGCAATTGATCATTTTCTTAATCCCGAGGTCCATCATAAAAGAAACCCATTTATCGAACACCTTGTAGTCGTAAGACCAGCTGCCATTCTTTTCCTTCGTCCAGATGATCATGTCTTCGTAAGGGTCTAATGTTTGCACATGCCATGGATCTTTATTGAGGGTGGTGGTGATTACTTTCTGGCCCAGTTTTGCCAGCATGCGCATTTGTGGCTCCATGGCCCTGAAATGTTCATCGCTCCATACAGGCACATTGTTAACGCGGGCAATGGCTGAAGGGTGTTGCCACTGGTCGAGGTGGAACGTCCATGCTGAGGGGTCCGGAAGGATGTGATCTATTACGTCGAGGGTTAAATTCAATTCCTGCGTTTTGCCTTTCTGCGTGTTTACCTGCACTTTTGCGGTATAAGTGCCTTTTTCGGCAGTGCGGGGTATTTCCACGGTGATCCAAACGGGACGTACCTTTTTCTTTTCAAGGTTGAAGGAAGAAAGGTCATCGAGCAGGTCGGGTGACAGTGATGCGGGGAAATCACCAGGTTTGCGCCAGCCACATCCAGGTCCGTAAGTGTCTGTAATAATATATCGTTCGAAACGGGCGTATGCCACAGGGCCGAGTTTTTTACCGTTTGCAGCAGTTGGTTCGGATACCTGTACCTGTACACCGGAGATGGAATCAGTTGTCCAGAGTAAAAGTTGAGCAGACAGGCGTTCTCCTTTCCATCCTTTCAGTTGCACGGCTTTTTCTATGGAAATGCCGGGTGCTTCGGATTTAGCGAAACGTTTGTCGATCGAAACGAAGGAGGTGTGGAGGCCGGGTTTTACGGAAAGCCAGCTTTGCCCGTCGGATTTTACGGGATCGGGTGCTTCGGTAAAGGTTTGTCCCTTATCCCATAACAATTGCTGGGAAAATGTAGTCGTGGAAATGCTGGTGAATATACCCAGGCAAATGAATCTGTGGATCTGTCTTTTTGTAATCATGGTAGTTAAAAAGAGATGAGGGGAGGAAGTTACAAAAAGTTTTAAATTATTTCGAATACTTTCATTTGGAGGAACCCAATGCCTTAATTTCAAAATAAAAAGAGGACAAACCAGGATACATCCCGATTTGTCCTCTTTAGTGCCCAGAACTGGATTCGAACCAGCACATCCTTGCGAACGCTGCGACCTGAACACAGTGCGTCTACCAATTTCGCCATCTGGGCATCCTATTAAAGGACTGCAAAAGTAAAAGATTATTTCAAATTGCCAAATAAAAAAAGCAGCCACCTCGTCCGACGAGGGGCTGCCCTTTGTGTGTTCTCGGCTATATCTGAACTTTGCTCAAATTGTAAAACGGAAATAGCACCAGCAGCTCCAGTTGCAATACCTGTCACCGATCTTAGCTCTCACTCTCCATCTGCCGGGTTGTGCCCCCACAAAGTTGTGATTAAAGGAAGTACCGGTAATGTTGTGATACACCGCAAAGCTCCGGAAGCTCTGTGCTGCCCACTGTCCTGCATTCACAGCACCATAGGCATCTACTTCAAGGCTATAGGTAACACCAGGAATATTTACCGGTGCCCATTTGAACGTCATGCTGCGGGGATAGTGATTGAAAACGGAGCCCTCAGCAGGTTCCAGCGGGCGGGGTATTGCACCTTTCCACCAGGTGAGGGTAGGATCTCCCAGGATGCTCATGCCATAGAACCATTGTCTTTCTCCAAGATCGTGGTCAGTGCCGCGGGCTTTCCACCAGTCAACCATCGCATCGCCGATACATTTTCCTTTGCCGATAGGGTCGTAGAAGTCAGCAAAGAAAAGCATAGAGCCGGTTTTGGTGCTGCCTACTACGGTAAGGCCCATATTGGTTTCTCCACCGGCCTTGTCAAAGATGTACCAGCCGCCGAGGTAATCGTTTTCCGTGAAACGGGCAGTGCTGCAACAGAACAGGTTGTAGAAGTTGGCATTCGGGCAACGTTCATCGCGGAAATAAGCGCGGTCTATCCATTCTGTTGAGCCATCTGCACGGAAGGAATGCACATGCGGGGAAGAATGTGAGCAAAGCTGCACGAAAGAACGTGTTTTGTTCACTTCTGTTTTGTAAAGGTCCGCATCTGTGATGTCAGGATTCGTGTATTTGGTGATATAGGCAGCAGGTGTCATCAGGTCCATTTCGCAATCGTCGAAGCTGGTCCAGTCGTCTTCCACATAAGCGAGCGCCGAACGGGAATGGCCAAGGGACCCGAGACGGAAAAGGTGATTACGGTCGAAGTAATTATTGATAAGGGCAACGTCGTTACCATTCAGGGTAGGCGTCCATATGCGGCCCAGCCATATTTCAGGGGTTACATCTCCGCTTACGGAATTGTATTTGCCATCAGCATCAGAATCCGTCCAGGTGCCATTGGTGTCCATGTAAAAGAGATCGCAGGGGAACTCAGAGCTGGCGCCATGAAAATCGTCGCTCATTTCGAACCAGGCAACAGGGATAGCGCCTACCATTACTACGCCTGCAGGAGCTTTGGCCTTGATGTAGTTGCGGATGGTGGAAGGTTTGCCGCCTCTTACAACATGTACGGTGGCCCAGTAACCATCACGGCCAAGGTCCAGCACATAGCGCTCCACTTTTTCTTTTACCTGTGAATAGATATCATCATGTACCAGCACCAATACTTTGCCACGGGGGAAACGCAACCAGGTATATGTGTTCAGGTAGCTTTCGTTAGCAGGGTAAACAGGGCGTGGTTTTTCTTCGATAAGCGGCACCAGGTCCAGGAACCTTTTGTTGATGGTCAGGTACTCAGTGTAGGTTTTCAGTTTAATGTTGTTAGGGTCCATCATCTGCAGATTGCGTACGCTTTTATAAGCCTGCGCCAGTTTATAGTTGCGGCCTACAGCCTGCATATTGAAGAGGGTACGGTCTTGCAGCACCTGTGTACGGATGGTTTGCACATTGCTCACCGCTTGTTTTTCACCGGCTGCAATGGTAAAGCCGTTCAGTGGTTTTTTTTCAGTAGACATCTTCACTTTTTTTGAGGTTAAGTATAATTTGATGAAGCAAAGCTATACTCTTCATAAGGGTTTGAACAGGTAGCATTTACCTGAAAAGAGGCGTAGAAATACGCACGATAAGCATGGGTATTTCTCTCCCGGAATTATTTTTATACCTTACTGTTATGAAATTCCACTTCCTGTTAATAGCCCTGTGCTGCTGTACTGGCTTGAAAGCCCAGCAGGCTAAGCCCAATGTACTGTTCATCTTTGTAGATGATCTCCGCCCGGACCTGGGATGTTATGGCGATACAACAGTGAAATCCCCTCACCTGGATAGCCTGGCCCGCAAAGGAGTTGTTTTCAAAAAACAGTTTGTAACCGTTCCCACCTGTGGTGCATCCCGCATGAGTATCCTTACAGGGAAATTGCCGCATAAAAGATCAGACCTCACAAATGAAGCAGCTGAAAGTATGGTGAGAACGGAGATGCCGGAAACCTTCATAGAGCAACTGAAAAGAAATGGTTATTACACAGTAGGGATCGGAAAGGTCAGTCATTCTGCAGATGGTTACGTATATCCATATAATAAGGAGAAAAGTAACCAGCTGGAATTACCGAACAGCTGGAATGAGATGTTATTCGATCCCGGTAAATGGAAAACAGGCTGGAATGCGTTCTTTGCTTATGCGGATGGAACAGACAGGAATACAAAGAAAAACGATGTGCCACCTTACGAAGCCGCGCCGGTTGAAGATAATGGTTACCCCGATGGACTAACCGCAGAACTGGCTGTGAAACAGATAGAAAAATTAGCAGACAAAGGGCAGCCCTTCTTTTTAGGAGTTGGTTTCTTCAAACCGCATTTACCTTTCACCGCACCACAGAAATATTGGGACCTATATAACGAAAACGACATCGCGCTCACACCATCTCCTGATATGCCGGCCAACATAAATAAAGCCAGCTTGCATGAAAGTGCAGAATTCAATCAATATAAGTTGGGAGACGAAAAGGCCTCACTGCAAAAGCCTGTATCTGATGCCTATGCCCGCAAATTGAAACACGGGTATTACGCCAGTGTCAGTTATGTGGATGCACAGATCGGAAAAGTGCTGACGGCTTTACGTGAGAAGGGATTGGATAAGAATACGATCATTATTGTTTGGGGAGATCATGGCTGGCATTTGGGAGACGACCGTGTTTGGGGCAAACACACTATTTTCGATTGGTCTTTACGCAGCCCATTCATCCTGAAAACACCCCGGCAGCAGAAAGGGTTCAATCCTGAACAGGTGGTCAGTTCCGTGGATATTTATCCTACCATTATGGAATTGTGCGGAATAAAAATGCCTTATAAAGGAGATGGGGAAAGTCTCCTGAAAGCCAAACGTAACACAGCTTACAGCTATTTCAAACAAGGGATCACGGTGAGAACAGATCGTTATCGCTTAACGCAATACTACCGGAATGCGAAGCCGGACATCGAGTTATATGATCACAAAACCGATCCCTGGGAAAACAGGAACATAGCAGCAGAGCAACCGAAGCTGGTAAAGGAGTTGCAGGTAATATTGGAAAGAGGAAATACCGGTGTGTACCAAACCCCTAAAACTCCCACCACGGATCAGCCGGATAACTGACATTCAGTATAACGGGCTCTCCTATACGTGGTGTAGTTACTTTCACTTTACCCAAAGCACCTGCGGTTGTGCGGATCACCGGCTCATTCCAGGGGTGCAGCGCCAATGCAAATTTCCCCCAGTGTACCGGCAGCAGCACTTTGGCTTTCAGTTCCTGCGCGGCCTGTACAGCTTCTTCAGGACTCATATGGATCATGGGCCAGTCTGTATTGTACTGGCCGGTTTCCAGTATAGCAATATCAAAAGGCCCAAACTTATCGCCGATTGTTTTGAAATGGGTATCATAACCGGAATCCCCGCCGAGATAGAGCTTAAACCCACCCGGTAATTCCAGTACAAAGGATGCCCATAGAGAACCGCCCCGTTTTATACCTCTCCCGGAGAAATGGCGTGCAGGCGCAGCCGTAAGTCTGATACCCTCAGCGTAAACCGCGGTATCCCACCAATCCATCTCAGTAACCAGGGATGCAGCAAAAGGCAGGTCCTTCCCAACCCCCAAAGCTGTATACACCGCCTTAGGTTTCAGCTGGCAA includes the following:
- a CDS encoding sulfatase, producing the protein MKFHFLLIALCCCTGLKAQQAKPNVLFIFVDDLRPDLGCYGDTTVKSPHLDSLARKGVVFKKQFVTVPTCGASRMSILTGKLPHKRSDLTNEAAESMVRTEMPETFIEQLKRNGYYTVGIGKVSHSADGYVYPYNKEKSNQLELPNSWNEMLFDPGKWKTGWNAFFAYADGTDRNTKKNDVPPYEAAPVEDNGYPDGLTAELAVKQIEKLADKGQPFFLGVGFFKPHLPFTAPQKYWDLYNENDIALTPSPDMPANINKASLHESAEFNQYKLGDEKASLQKPVSDAYARKLKHGYYASVSYVDAQIGKVLTALREKGLDKNTIIIVWGDHGWHLGDDRVWGKHTIFDWSLRSPFILKTPRQQKGFNPEQVVSSVDIYPTIMELCGIKMPYKGDGESLLKAKRNTAYSYFKQGITVRTDRYRLTQYYRNAKPDIELYDHKTDPWENRNIAAEQPKLVKELQVILERGNTGVYQTPKTPTTDQPDN
- a CDS encoding MBL fold metallo-hydrolase, giving the protein MSQWKSPNFKNGTFHNLSPTEVMSKDASFLKILLRFFNKPKSVNPPKPLPSVKTDLLHLVAGENPVIVWFGHSSYLIHHNGSNILVDPVFSGHASPVPFMVRAFPGADAFKVSDLPPIDILIITHNHYDHLDKKTLCQLKPKAVYTALGVGKDLPFAASLVTEMDWWDTAVYAEGIRLTAAPARHFSGRGIKRGGSLWASFVLELPGGFKLYLGGDSGYDTHFKTIGDKFGPFDIAILETGQYNTDWPMIHMSPEEAVQAAQELKAKVLLPVHWGKFALALHPWNEPVIRTTAGALGKVKVTTPRIGEPVILNVSYPADPWWEF
- a CDS encoding C25 family cysteine peptidase; amino-acid sequence: MSTEKKPLNGFTIAAGEKQAVSNVQTIRTQVLQDRTLFNMQAVGRNYKLAQAYKSVRNLQMMDPNNIKLKTYTEYLTINKRFLDLVPLIEEKPRPVYPANESYLNTYTWLRFPRGKVLVLVHDDIYSQVKEKVERYVLDLGRDGYWATVHVVRGGKPSTIRNYIKAKAPAGVVMVGAIPVAWFEMSDDFHGASSEFPCDLFYMDTNGTWTDSDADGKYNSVSGDVTPEIWLGRIWTPTLNGNDVALINNYFDRNHLFRLGSLGHSRSALAYVEDDWTSFDDCEMDLMTPAAYITKYTNPDITDADLYKTEVNKTRSFVQLCSHSSPHVHSFRADGSTEWIDRAYFRDERCPNANFYNLFCCSTARFTENDYLGGWYIFDKAGGETNMGLTVVGSTKTGSMLFFADFYDPIGKGKCIGDAMVDWWKARGTDHDLGERQWFYGMSILGDPTLTWWKGAIPRPLEPAEGSVFNHYPRSMTFKWAPVNIPGVTYSLEVDAYGAVNAGQWAAQSFRSFAVYHNITGTSFNHNFVGAQPGRWRVRAKIGDRYCNWSCWCYFRFTI
- a CDS encoding DUF4091 domain-containing protein, giving the protein MITKRQIHRFICLGIFTSISTTTFSQQLLWDKGQTFTEAPDPVKSDGQSWLSVKPGLHTSFVSIDKRFAKSEAPGISIEKAVQLKGWKGERLSAQLLLWTTDSISGVQVQVSEPTAANGKKLGPVAYARFERYIITDTYGPGCGWRKPGDFPASLSPDLLDDLSSFNLEKKKVRPVWITVEIPRTAEKGTYTAKVQVNTQKGKTQELNLTLDVIDHILPDPSAWTFHLDQWQHPSAIARVNNVPVWSDEHFRAMEPQMRMLAKLGQKVITTTLNKDPWHVQTLDPYEDMIIWTKEKNGSWSYDYKVFDKWVSFMMDLGIKKMINCYSIVPWNNEIHYKDAATGKFVNVMAKPGTPSFTEMWEPFLKDFVKHLQQKGWLEITNIALDERNKEEMGLAFALIEKASPMLSVSYADNQKTYQRYPNSRDVSTAVQHPISTKDLTDRTARGLNTTFYVYCGNNFPNQFTFSDPAESAYMGWYAMAAGYNGVLRWAFNSWVENPLVDSRFRTWPAGDTYIVYPQARSSIRYERLLEGIQDYEKVRVVKKLLEQKQDKTQLNALNAAIAKLNNNKRHDGWNDDLNAAKKLLNDISVSVAK